The Hippocampus zosterae strain Florida chromosome 11, ASM2543408v3, whole genome shotgun sequence genome includes the window CGTGTCGTGGTCTCTTTTCCCGTCACAGACCTGACACCTCCCGCCCCGGTCCCGGTCCCGGTCCTGATCCCGGCCCCGGTCCCGATCCTGACCCCGGCACCGGACCCAGCCCCGGCCCCGGCGCAGGGCCGGCACGGCGCGGAGGCGGGCTTCCAGAACGCGGCGCGGTGTCGCGGGCCAGGCTGTGGCGCGCTGGGCAAGGCCATGCTGGAGGGCTACTGCGACAAGTGCTACGTCAAAGAGCAAAGCGCACGGCTCAACCAGGCCACGCATCGCGCGCCCCGCTCCCCTCCACCCGTGGCGGTAGGTGCCGCTTCCTCTCATTCGGATCGCGCCGATGTCATGAACGTGGATATTCATCGGAGGCCCCGAACGCGGCATATCTTCACCGCATATAATACCGCATCATATTTGTATATGTCCAGCTATGCAATTGGGGGGCAAACATTCTAGCTGCAATCAGTTTCTCTTTTATGGTGGTGATTTGGATGGCAGCATTTTCAGATTGCATCATTCGACAACTTCCTCCAACGCCCGTGTGAGCATGCGATCGTCtgctttgccatttttttcatgaatgtttGTTGGTCTTCCTTGATTGACCGCTCGGTAAATGTCATTTCATAAATAGATTTTGCATGTACTTTTATCTACGACTGAGGAGTACCTCAGTTCCCCCAAGTAGCGTCGGACCGTTGGTATCGTGGACCAGACTTCAGATGCGTCCTACCAGTCAATCTGGATGAGAACATTTCGTTAGCCGTATAACGGCGGGAATTCGGATGGGCCTCTTTGTGCAGTCGCTGTTGATTTTAGTGAGCTGACCTTCTGCCCTTTGTCGCGTTTGCCCCGATAGCGCGAGCGAGCCACCAAACCCCGATCCACGCAGCAGTCGCAGACGCAGACGCAGACGCAGACGCAGTGCCGGCGCAGCGGCTGCAGCAACGTGTCCCCGGGCTGCACGGACCTCTGCCCCGAGTGCCACACGCGGGGGGGCCAGGGCCGAGACGCCGGCCGGCGGGCGCAGGCGCCCAAGGAGAAGTCCAAGCAGCGCTGCCGGACGCAGGGCTGCGACCACTACGCCAACCAAGAGAAGCAGGGCTACTGCAACGAGTGCCACCACTTCAAACAGATCTACCGCGGATGAGCGCCGCCCCGCCGTCCCGACCGCTCGCTGGCTAGTGACTAACCCCGTGACCTTGGGGCCTGAAAATCACCCccgtcccccccctccctgttcAACACCCTTTCCTCCCCCGTGTAGAATGTGAAGACCGAGTGCGTGCGcacgcggggtggggggggataagCGAACGCGTGAGTGCGCGTGGCGGAGCGTGCGCGCGGTCGACATGGCTTCCGCCATACCTCTTTGTGCAGTCGAGACCATTCGACGAGCTGCGGCCGCACGtgtacaaaatgtatttcaaggTACCTGCCCACTCGTGCCGGACGCAATGATTGTATGCTTGTACGTCGAACGAAAGCAtccgcttctttttttgtttttttagactaGTGATTCCCAACCTCGTGTGAGCTGGGGCGCATTCATTTGGAAATGTCGCCACTCCGAACAGTCCCGGAAAGGGATATGCCGCAGCgtgagatggtggcaaagcactacttttgctTCAACCTTGTTCCGTGGCATAAGATTTAATAGGAACGCAATCAAAGTTCCAAACGCCAAATCGGTGAGTTTTGTCTGCAAACGGGCCAAGCCGCGAGTCTCGTACATGCGGATGTGCCCCGCCATTGCGACCGCCAAATGAAGCGTAGTGCAAACGCCCTCGAAAAGCAGCGGCCGGCGTTGTTTGAGTTTGAAACCAAAGAGATTGGCAGGCACGCGGCAAAGACCACCCATGACGACTTTTTGGGGCACCGTGGCGTGGCATCTTGGGCTGCGACGGAAAGATCCGATTTGTAGTCAGCGACGTTTGGTGGAATCGGATGAAACGGGAAGGTGCCGCGGCATCACCCCGGTTGGGAATCGCTCTTGTCCACCGCAGCCAAGGGTTTCGAGCCctcgtctgtctgtctgtcttagcATTTGTTCTCCAGGGTACGACCAACCAAaatccccccccagcccccacttgAAATCCTTCAGAAAAAAGAAGCGAGCTCTTACAATCAACCCGGTGTGAGTGCTCCTTTGAGGGAACCGCACCTTTGTAGATGCAACTGACAGTTATGCCCAACAAATCGATGGGTGTCCAAACCAACATGGGatggggatgggggtgggggggtgggggagatatAGAAGCACCGTATATCTTCCAGCCACTGAGGTCTCAGaaatgcacttttatttttttaaggcaagGCTGAGCAGGGTAGAGACTTGCCAAAAGGTGGCTGGTCTCCTTTGTCCGACGTGACATTGAAGCGGCGGGGCTCCGTTTTCCTGAGCTGACGTCGCCTTCATTTGGGCCGAAGCGCAACGCGGTGTCTTTTgtgatatttacaaaaaaagacaacaaagcgGGATTCTCACAAAAAGCAATTTGCCGTCCTAAAGAGGAAAGTCGTCatctcatttttcaaaattgttattttccaagacaaaacaaaagcattgctCTTGGAAGAGTGTGACTTTACTCCCGAAAATACattgtggggtggggtgggggggtggggggcttccgACTCTTCCCTCCTATTACGactttttctccttcttttccTTTGACAATTCTTAACGTGGCTCAACTCGAATACTTGGCCTCGTCTCACCAGCTCCTTTTCCACCTCCTTTGCTTTCGGGCCACGTCATCGCGCCGCATACGCATGGAAAACATCCTTATTTTTGAAAGTTGCCATGTGTGCGTGGACTCAAGTCTCTGTAGTGTCATCTTGCGAGACAGACGGGGCAGGCGCCCGCCGGTTGTGGTGCCGCACGCAACGCGGTCGGGCGTTGACGCCGTACCTTTCGCAAGCCCCGCTCACAACAGATCAGTTGCCTTGGATGTTGTTTTTTGCCTCTTTGCCGACCGCTTCGGCACCTTCACGCAGACCACATGCACAGgagcgcgcatgcgcacgcacgGACCGTTGAATTGCCTCCTCGGTCCGGCGCAAAGTATCTGAATGTGTTTTTGCCCCAGTCACGTATCGGGGCTGATCCTCCGCAAGTTTTTGCCTTTACGACGGACCGGGGGAGCCTGATCCCCGCCTGATCAGCGCTCCCgctattcttcttcttcttctgataTCAACCCTCCTGTTATGTCACTGGTCACTCACAGCCAAAAGTTCTTTCGGATCCCGATTTTGACAAGTCGAGGACTAAAGATGGATTGAAACCGCTCCGGCAGTTGCTCATTGTTTTGGAAGCAAATTTGCTGCCGTGACAGAAAAAGTTTGTTTTGCGCGATGAATCTTTCCAAGTGTCACGTTTCAATGCGATGCGTTTCATGTTGTGAGAAGTTCCGCACTTGACAAATGATCACGTTTGAATTGGGCTGACGTTATCACTTGTCAACGTGATCGTTTTTACGCCACTCGTAAAAACTCTCCATGCGTATAAATCATACACGAGACGTGGCCTTAGCTTTCtttggtagattttttttttttttttttttacattgctgcAGAAGTGCGGCAAAGTGGCCTCGACACTACCTTTTACTTGAAGAGAGACCAACAGGGCTCCGTCAGTGACGTGCACCTGTCTCACGTCGTCTCGTTTTGAACTTCTCGCGTTAACAACGTGAATCTCATCGTGTTCAAATGGGAAATTGATCACATTATCATATTTCTGTGTGTGGTCTAGCAGCGGTGCACTTCCACGGTAATGAGATGTCGTTTCATGTGACAattccccccaccaaaaaaaaaaaaactttcttatCACCTTCTGTGATAATGACACAGGAATTGACCCAGGAAGAAACAAGCTTGCTTTTTCCTGAGCTTGGCAACTAACAGGAGGGTTGAAGTGCATTTGTGAATATGGATCTGGGTTCGTGCTGCGGGACCTTCCGACCTGATGCCTCACCtctcaacacacactcaaaacacACGTGTGCGTCTCAAAACTGACattcctcttttatttttttacttggggATTTTTGTGGGTTTCAGTTCCAGATGTATTTTAATACTAGCTTTGGGTTCCTTTTTTGGTGGAGTTTTATTTGCCAAAATAATGTACACGTGCCATCAAGCGCCAAACGGTTGTTGTTATACCTCCTTAAAAATGGCCGCCTCGGACAAGCTAGACATTTCTTTGATACAGTGGAACGCCCACCCATCAAACGCCCTAAAACTTGAACAATCTGAGTTTGTAATCAGTTTTTTCTTGCACTGGAGGGTGATCTTTCCTTCTTGTAAGGCCTTAAAATATTTGTGAATGCGACCGCGACTAATAAATAGCTGAAAATATGACGCTAGGAAGCCCCACAACCAAAAATAGCATTCCATTAAGAATTAAAAGGTTTTTTCTCCACAAAATGGCcctaaaagtcttaaatttgacTCCCCAAATAAGTGACATTGCGAGAATAATCACACTTTTTCAAGTTTCTTAAATTTGACTCTAAATAAATCAATTAGAATGAACATTCATAATCAGGTTTTTACCAAGCAGATGCTCCTTTTGCTAGCAAAGTGACTGTTATGAAAATGACCAGAGAAGCTTTCAAGTGATCAGAGTGGCCTTGAGTTTGTTCCCGTTCATGAAATTTGAGTCACGATCAGAATTTGTAAATCCCACAATGGCTCATGGCTGGGACTAAAGAGACcccctaaaacaaacaaacggcccACTCTTCTCCCCTGTCTGTTTGACGTTTGCCAGTCGTCTGAGCAATTTGAACTTGATTTCACTTTCAGACCACAATGACACAATGTGCACGTGATAACTCGTACCCTGAAATGGACCACAATTTGCTTACAAACTCTAGCATCTTCAAAGGCTACCTCGTTTTATTTAACTTTAGAATGCGGACATTGTCTTATATGATTGACGTGTCCGAGATCGTCTTAAAATTGACCTTTTGCAATCATTTCTTCAAGCTAACATTGATAGCATTGAAGCTAACGGTTAGCAGGAAAATAACCACAGGAGTTTAAAGATTGTGGCAGTTATGGCACATTTTCCTCATGTCCGGGCCTCAAAATTGGACCGCCGGGGGTTTAAATATTGAAGTATCATTGTTGTATGGCGGCTACAGTGGGATGAAGTGGCTTCCCATGGTTTCTTAGtggaggaaaaacatttttggattgGTTTGTGTTTGACGTGGGAAGTTGCACTGTATCTGCCTCAAATAAGAGCCGGGCGTACATTATGTCCTTCCGTGTGCGGGCCAAGACTGCCTTCACGTTCAAGTGTAGTGTGCATACACTATTGATCTCCGTGCGCTTTCACTCCGGACCCACCTTAATCCAAACGgcgtcagaaaaagaaaaaacaaaaaaaaggagctaCGCTTCGGGACATGGAACAAGTCATGCAAGTTTTTATTTGTGGGACAGTTCCACAATGGGGTATTACAcggagagacaaaaaaagaaaagacaagcctggttttgtttgttcaagTATTTATTCATATCAAGATATCTGTATTGTGTGATTCAATAATTATTTATATGTTGTCctgaaatgaattattttttatggAGAAATCAGAATTCTGTCTACTTGTGTTTTTTAATCCGCGGCCTCATTGTTGCACTCTTCTTGCGTCAAGCTTTTAAGAAACAACAGTCACGAATAGCAATACAGTTGTGGTTCTCAAGCTTTTTACACCAAAGACCACCTCAGCGAATTTGTAGCTGTCCAAGTTCCATGCTAATGACCAACAGTGGCCTAGCAGGCTCCGTTGCGCATCAAAAATGAGGCAACAGtaataaaaagtacatttcataCCATTGTAAGTAACATGATTCAGAATCTGAATGATGCGCTGTTAGGACTTTCACAATGCAATtaatgattcaattaaaatgcaCTGGACATattaaaaaattgacataattTCAACTGTCTTCAAACAGCTAGAAAAGATTGAACGCAAATATACACTTGTGAAAGACATCTGAACTCTACGCAATGGAATGAGAAAAAGATAGTTTAAGCCAAATCACATATGGAAACTTGGACTCTGATTCTCATGTACCACAAGAATGGGTCTATCCACATACTACTAGTGGTCCTTGTGCCACATATTTGACGGAAAACTGaaaacctctctctctctctctctctctctctctctctctctctctctctctctctctctctctctctctctctctctctctctctctctctctctctctctctctctatatatatatatatatatatatagtgtgtgtatgtatgtatgaataATGGTGATAGACAGAGATATCGTCTATCACCATAGACCATATCACCATGAAGTCCGATTCTGCAAACCGTATTTGGGTTTTACACTATGAATACTGACTACAACTCCCAGCATTCCGTCGAAGTCACTCACTTTGAAGGGTTGTCTTGTTTTGTATCACTTCTCAGGCGTTGTCTTACTGTGCCCGGGCGGTGACGTGATTAAAGTTACACCGCCTTTTTTGGGACGCGAGAGTCGGGAAAACAATCACTCCAACTTTACTGTTGCTACGCGCGGCTTTAAATTGTTACTACTTGTGGCTTCGGTAGCATTTTAATCACAAAATTCAACCCCCGAGTGTCATTAAAGTGCTATAAATGAAACATTTCGAATCGGACGAAGAGGAAGCAGAGCGTCCGAATGGTTACCAGAAACAGCTGAGGCGTGAGTGGacgctgttttgtgtgtgtgggtcctCGCTAATGTGGCTAATTCTAGTTAGCATTCACATTAGCAACGCGTTCAAGATTGAACAGATTTGCCTCGAGGCATCTTTCCGTTTACCGAgtctgtggggtttttttttgtctaatttAAACATCAAATCGTCTCGTAGTCATTTAATCGACTCACGTTTAGTCCCAGTTCTAAGATAAAGCCACAAGTTGCCGTTTTGGGCTGACAGGACATTGGACATAACAACTAGGTACTCCcacattgctttttaaaaatgggatgcagtacaaaaaacaaacataaaattcCCCACAGGATTGTAGCTATGTGCTTTGTGATACCAGCGAACCCATGTCACAAATGATAACAAGCGCGATAGAAAATGGAAGATTAGATAATAATGAACATCTGCTTGTGCGTTTCAGAGCGGGCCAACCAAAGCCTACAGCAGCTCAGCGACGCTCTGGAGCAGCTCCACCACGATGACGATGAGGAAGATGAGCCGATCAGATGCGGCGGTGGCAGTGATGGCACCCTCGCCTGCGCATTGGAGAAGGACCGGCCTGTGTGGTGCCAGAAGAAACAAAGCGAAGCAGGTGACGCAAAAATAATTATTGCAATGACAGTGACCGCAGCACTTCCGCAAATATCAACCACTCAAAAAGGTTGATAATTGCCGTTAGGTGCCATTTCATGGTGACATAGCACTTTTTTCTGAATTAGACAAGACTATGGTTAGACTGAAATATCAAGCTCATCACATCACAGTTCCTTGACACAAAGATGCCcgaagatggtgccaaagcaaaTATTCTTTGTGTTAACATGGATTTGGCCTCAGCACCAAAACGTTGGAAGCTACTGGAAAACtcatacaaaacaaaagagaatgaaacGCTGTATATTAATCACCAACATTTCCAacctaaattgatttttttcccttttttctttttttttttgttggtatttttaaattggaaagTCTGCAAGCTTAATGCTCATACAAAGCAAAACACCATAGAGAGGCTAATGGGAATTAGCAGCGATGTTACGGTAATTAAAAGTGTAAAAGTTCAAGGCTTGTaatcacttttgtgtgtgtgtgtgtgtgtgtgtgtgtgtgtgctgccgcACAGTCAATCAGCTGAAGAGCCTCCTGTTGAAGCAGGGCAAGGATATGCCTGCTCCCCTCTCTCTTTCAAAGGTGGAGGAAACATGTCATaccatgttttgtgtgtgtgtgcgcgcgtgtatatatatatatgtgtatatatatatatatatatatatatatatatatatatatatatataaaacattatatatatttgcAGTCTTTTTACGATTACACGACCACTTGTTGTTGTCAGGACCTGGTCCCAGTGACTCACAACCCGCCAGACTACATCCAACACCTGGAGGCTGAAGTCCGATTCTGCAAAGTTTGTATCAAAATCCCATTTGTGTGTTCAGCTGGCTTAGTTTTATGATGtaatgtgcgcgcgcgtgtgtgtttgcgtttgcctgtgtgtgtgtgtgtgtgtgtgtctgtctgagtgACAGGAGGAGCAGCAGGAGCTCAAACGGCGCATccgagtggtggtggtggagaatgagaaACTGCGTGCGGAGCTCAAAACCAAACATGTCGATGTGTCTCCAAAGAACCACCACATACCTTCAAACTGCACggtaaagcacacacacacatctatttctctccctctctctctctctctctctctcaggtcTGTATGTAAATCTAAAAGGAAGAATCAAAGAATTCCAGCCCACTCAACATCCTCTTGTCACATTCTGACTGAAATTGCTTGATTTTTGGGGTGTGGTTCGAAATGAATGGGGCCAACTTCAGAAGAGCTGACTTGTAGACGCATTTTAATCCGAAGCGTGCCGACATCCTTTCATAGCCGGCGGTCCTTGTGTTTTTAGGTGCATGAAAATATGGCAGGTGACAGTCCCGGTCCCCAGGGAGAAGAGAAACACACAGCATGGAAACATGAGCTGGTTTGTCCTCCAGCGCCCAGTTCCCCTGCTCCTCCTCTCACATCTCCGTGCTGTTCACCATTTTCACATGTGCATTTTATTGCTAGACGCACACAGTTTCGCGACACTCGCTAGGTAATGCGATGCCATACGAGATAAATGCATCTTATATTTCATTCTAATCTGATGTGTTGGAAACTTAGAAGGTGCAGCCTTATTAAAATTAAATTCCATCTATATTTAGTATAATGATGACCTTTTCAGCTTTTGTTCACGGAGGCCGGCGTCCCAGTACATTGCAGTATTTTACACATCAAATGCACCACTACTGTTACCAACGATTGGAAATTTTATTATATCTAtttccacgtgtgtgtgtgtgtgtgtgtgtaaaacacaaacatgcatcGTTAAATTTCATAGTTCAATCGAAATTGTTTTCTACAAAGTATATTGTGTGTCAtttcaaagaaacacatttcaaaatatttttgggatgtttATAACGTTTAATTTATGTATTCttgaaaatgaacacaaatgtgTGTTTCAGTTCATAATGTTAGCCAAGTTAATTTACCGTGTATGTTTTAATTTAGCAACATGAGATTTGCttattatttttactatttCAGATTGTTATGgagcattaattttattttttaaaccacacacacacacagacccactaaatgttgcgtgtgtgtgtgtgtcaggaagAATTGAAGTTGATGCATCAGGCCCAGATCGAAAGACTTGAGGCTCAGGTCATCTCTCACAGGTTGGCCCgggatttttttcttgtcacttACCGGTAAGTCTCCCGCCTTGCCGTCATCCTCCTGTGGCTCTTGCACCCCCAGGCGGGACCTTGCACTCAGTCAGAAGGAGTGCGAGGAACTGACCGGCCATCTGAGACGTAGCGAGAAGGAGGCAGCGGCGCTGCGGGCTGACGCCGCGCGGCGTGTGGCCGCCTCGTGTCCGAAGTGCGCGCAGGAGGCGGCGCTCTCGGCCGGCGCTCCCGCCGCCGCGCACGGCCAGGTTGTGGACCGGCTCGCCAAGTGAGTCAAGTCGGCGCGGTACGGTGTGCCCTGCTGTATTGATTGCTGGACTTGCCAAAAATTCTCCTGAAGAAAGAATATAGTCGCTTGACAATTGAGCTGTGACAAACGATTATTTGAATAATCGATATTAGGGTGATATTTTGAATTGATTGTT containing:
- the sdccag8 gene encoding serologically defined colon cancer antigen 8 homolog isoform X7, translated to MKHFESDEEEAERPNGYQKQLRQRANQSLQQLSDALEQLHHDDDEEDEPIRCGGGSDGTLACALEKDRPVWCQKKQSEAVNQLKSLLLKQGKDMPAPLSLSKDLVPVTHNPPDYIQHLEAEVRFCKEEQQELKRRIRVVVVENEKLRAELKTKHVDVSPKNHHIPSNCTVHENMAGDSPGPQGEEKHTAWKHELEELKLMHQAQIERLEAQVISHRRDLALSQKECEELTGHLRRSEKEAAALRADAARRVAASCPKCAQEAALSAGAPAAAHGQVVDRLAKERDELLAALSAARSARQEVQHREWSACLQVKGAVEMAEEAHLHRAEAEVRCQQLSRELARQTAQRQRDAQALKDKVAEAREEGRGEGRRQKEELANTVAWLSQRAAELEGHLDRVQVDERSLTDQLADARRQLAGVEEENSKVCAELRCQLSGAQLKKDEAERELHHLEAKTNRQLESSTQEVEKLSSELVGCRQRLEAVQRDGGQWRAEALSLAEQLASAQRQLHLTSGRAGRAAVFPGRAHQEADGGVPHAGGRPGGADGQQKAPTVGPALSE